In Anaerococcus prevotii DSM 20548, the genomic window AGCCCTAGATGTTACAATCCAAGCTCAGATTCTTGAACTTATCAAAGATATACAAGAAAAAAATAAGATGAGCGTAATTTTTATCACTCACAACCTGGCTGTAGTTGCTCAAATATGTGACACAGTTAGTGTAATGTATGCTGGAAGAATTGTAGAGCAGGGAAGTGTAGACGATATATTCTATAGACCAAGCCATCCTTACACCAAGGGCCTGCTTAAATCTATGCCAAGAATTGACGTAGGAGATAAGACAAGGCTTGAAAGCATCAAGGGAGTACCGGTAGATATGCTTAATCCACCAGAAGGATGTGGATTTTCTACAAGATGTGAGTCCTGTATGAATATATGTTTAAGAAAAGAACCTCCTATGATTGAACTAGGAGATGGACATAGGTCCAAGTGCTTCCTTCATGTAAAGGAGCTTTTAAATGCAAGATGAGAAATTATTAATAGTAAATAATCTAGTAAAACACTTTACAGTTTCTACAAGTTTTAACAATACAGTGAAAGTCCACGCAGTCGATGATGTGTCGTTTTTTATAAACAAGGGAGAGACCCTGGGAATTGTAGGAGAGTCTGGTTGTGGTAAGACAAGTCTGGGAAGGACAATCCTTAGACTACACGAACCGACTAGTGGCCAGATCATATATGACGGCGAGACGATCTTTGATAGAGATAAAGATATTAAGGCTGATATGTATAAGTTTAGGAGGAAAATGCAAATTATCTTCCAAGACCCATCAGCTTCCCTAGATCCAAGGATGACAGTGGCTGAAATTGTTGGAGAGGCTCTGGATATCCATGGACTATACAAAAAAAACAGGAGGGACAGAATCAATGAACTGTTAAGGAAGGTAGGACTAAACGAGGAGCATTCCAATAGATATCCTCACGAGTTTTCGGGAGGCCAACAGCAAAGGATAGGAATAGCAAGAGCCCTTGCGGTAGAACCAGAATTTATAGTCTGTGACGAGCCCATAAGTGCCCTTGACGTATCGATCCAAGCACAAATTGTAAACATGCTCCAAGACATGCAAAAAGATAGCGGGCTTACATATATGTTCATAGCCCATGACCTATCGGTAGTCAAACATATTTCGGATAGGATAGGAGTTATGTATTTGGGCAAGATGGTAGAGCTTGTAGATAGCGAAAGGCTATACGAAAATCCCCTTCATCCTTACACCCAATCACTTCTTACAGCAATCCCAATCCCAGATCCTAAAAAGACAAGATCTATGGAAAGGATTAAGCTAAAAGGTGAGGTCCCATCTGCAATCAACCCACCAAAAGGATGTAGATTCCACGAAAGATGCTTGTACGCTACAGATATTTGTAAAAGTAAAGAACCTGAATTTAAAGAGTATGAAAGTGGACACTTCGCAAGTTGCCACAATATAGGAGAATTTTAAAATGAAAGCAAAGAGTAAATTATTAATAGGCTTACTGAGCTTGTCTATGATATTTTCTGCCTGCGGAAATAACGATAAGGCAGATAATGGAAATGGAAACAATCAAGAGGTAGTAAATGAAGAAGAAGGCAAGAAGGACGGAGTCCTAGATATAAATATAGCAAGCGAGCCTGACTCAATAGACCCAGCCCTAAACACTTCAGTGGATGGAGCTATAATGATATCCCACCTATTCGAATCCCTAATCAGATGGGACGACGATGGGGAAGGTAATGCAGTCCTTAAACCTGGTATAGCGGAAAGCTGGGAAGTATCAGATGACGGTTTGACTTGGACCTTCAAGCTAAGAGATGCTAAGTGGTCTGATGGAAAGGAAATCACAGCAGATGACTTCGTGTATTCTTGGAACAGACTAGTAGATCCTGCAACAGGAGCAGACTATGAGTATATGCTAGATATGGTAAAGGGCTATGATGAGAAAAAGCTCGATATCTCTGCACCAGATCCAAAAACATTTGTAGTTAATCTAAATGTAAAATGTCCATACTTCGAAGAAATATGTGCCTTCCCTGCAGTAATGCCAGTAAGAAAAGACATCATCGAAGCTAACAAGACTTGGACAAATAGCCCAGAAACATTAGTATCAAACGGAGCTTACAAGCTAGAAAAGTGGGACCACAACTCTACTTTATCTATGGTCAAAAACCCAGAATACTATGATCAAGACTCAGTTAAGGCAGAAAAGTTAGCCTTCCACCTCCAAGATGACCAAAACGCAATCTATGCATCATATAGGTCAGGAGACTTAGACTTTATTAACTCAGTTCCACAAGAAGAAATCCAAAAACTTCTAGATACCAAAGAACTAAAGATAAAACCATATGTAGGGACATATTTCGTATGCTTCAATACTGAAAAAGAACCATTCAACGATCCAAAAGTTAGAAAGGCCTTCTCTCTAGCCATAGATAGAAACTTCATCGTAAACCAAGTTACAGGTCAAGGCCAAGAGCCAGCTACAGCTTACGTTCCATCTGGAGTATATGATGCCAAGGGAGCTGAAGGTGATGACTTTAGAACTGTTGGTGGAGATTATTACTCTATAAATGACGAAGATTACGAAAAAAATATCGAAGAAGCTAAAAAGCTAATGGAAGAAGCAGGCTATAAAGATGGCGAAGGCTTCCCACAAATCGATTACTTGTACAACACCGACGAAAACCACAAGGCTATAGCAGAAGCCCTACAAAACATGTGGCAAGAAAACTTAGGCGTACAAGTTAGCCTACAAAACCAAGACTGGAATGTATTCCTCAAAGAAAGAAAAGAAGGAAACTACAACATAGCAAGACACGGTTGGATAGCAGATTACAACGATCCAATGAGCTTTATAGATATGTGGCTAACAGGCGGTGGAAATAACGATGCCCAATACAAGAACCCAGAGTTCGACAAGTTCGTAAAAGCTGCCAAGGCTACATCAGATCCAGACGAAAGAATGGAAAATATGCACAAGGCTGAAGATATTCTTATAGGAGAAGATAACGTAGTTGCACCATTGTACTTCTACAACAACTCTTATATGATGAAACCAAACATCAAAGGCCTATACTACACACCACTAGGATACTTCTTCTACAAAGGTGCAGAAGGATTCTAAGATAAACAGTTTTCCCTCCAAAAACTGCCCTGCAGGCTAATCCCACAGGGCAGTTTTACTTTGCTATTTTTTTTCTTTAGTTTTGTCTTCTTCTTCCTTATTTCCGAAGATAAAGGAAAGTTTAGTTTCTGAAATTATTATAGCTATAAAGATCATTACAAAACCAATAATTGAATTAGTAGTTAATTTTTCTATTCCAAGCATTACAGGAATTAGAATACCAAATACTGATTCAAAACCTAAAATGATTGCTGCTGATGATTCATCTGTGTATTTTTGACCTACATTTTGTAGAAGTAGGGCAACTGTTGTACAGAAAATCGCAAGATATGCGAGCTCTAGGTAAGGTCCATTGCCATTAACAACGATATTTGAGTTATCTTCCATAGTGAAGGTCACGATTGCTGCAATAATGGCTGCAGAAGTGAATTGGAAGATTGTCATAAGTATAGGATCTTTCCCTTTAGATAAGACACTTACAGCTACGATGTGGGCTGCAAATAGGAAACCACTGAGTAGGGCAAGGCCATCTCCAAGTAGCATTTCCTTATCGGCATCGAAAATTGATGTTCCTGGCTCTACTCCAGATTTGGATATAAAATAAATACCGATTACTGCTATAATCGCTGCAATAATGTTAAACTTATCTGGTCTAACCTTAGTTACAGCCCAGGCTAGGAAAGGAACTATTACACAATATGATGCTGAAAGGAAGGCACTCCTACCAGGATCTGCGTAAGTTACTCCCAAAGTCTGTGAGGAATAAGCCATAAAGAGGAAGATTCCTATAATAAGACCTATCTTAAGATCGTGCTTACTAGCTTCTCTAATTTTCTTGTTAAATATTATAGCAAGAATTATTGCTGACAAACCGAACCTCACCATCAATATAAAGTTTGGGTTAAAGGTATCGGACGATTGCTTTACTACTGTTAGGGAAGAACCCCAAAGTATGGCCGTAATCAAAAGGCCTAACTTGGCCAGTAGGTCAACCTTCTTGCTTTTCTTTTGTTTTTCCATTCTGTCTCCTTCGTATTTTAGTTCGGATTATCATTGACCCTATATTTATACCCGAAAATTTGAATTTTGCATAAAAAATCTTAAGAGAAATTGAAAAATCTTCAAAACTTACCATAATTTTGCATAAAAGATAGAAGTAGATATAAAAAATAATTAACTTTTTAAAAGTATTTATATTTGAATAATAAACGAAAAAAAGTATCATAGTAAAGCGGAGGAATTATGAATAAAAAAATTATAAGAATAATGTTAGCCTATGTAGGAGTAATCACTGGAGCAGGACTAGCATCAGGCCAAGAGCTTATGCAGTATTTTGTATCAATGGGTATTCCTGGCATAGTCGGAGTAGTAGTACTCGCATTTTTACATATGTTAATAGGAGGACTCCTACTTCAACTTGGTAGCCATTATCTAGCAAATGACCATTCGGAAGTTTTTGATGAGATTACCAATAAGGTCATCAGTAAATTTATGGACTTATCCTTGATATTCACTTGCTTTGTAATAGGTTTTGTGATGATTGCAGGAGCTGGTTCAAACTTAAACCAGGCCTTTGGTACACCTAACTGGTTGGGAGCTGTGATCTGTGCCCTATTAATTATAGTTGTAGGTATGCTAGATTTTGAGAGGGTTAGTCAGATTATAGGATCTTTTACTCCTTTAATCCTAGTCTTTACCCTAATCGCTTCGATCTATACCTTTACCCATCACACACCTGACTGGAAAAGCCTTGACCTTGTTGCAAGGAGTCTACCAAGCAACTTCTCAAGCGTTACTCTTTCCCTATTCAACTATTTTGGTATGTCGATAATGACAGCTGTCTCTATGGCCCTAGTTTTGGGTGGAGATGAACTTAATACAGGAGAAGCTGGTATAGGAGGTCTTATTGGAGGTCTTCTAGTTGGAATATTGGGTATACTTATTGTTCTTACTTTGTTTATTAGGGTAAATGAAGTAAAAGATCTAGATATACCAATGCTCTATGTAATAGAAGATATAAGTCCAATCCTTGGAACTGTCATGGCACTTGTCATATTTGGCATGATATTTAATACAGGAATTTCTCTTTTCTATGCTTTGGCACGTAGATTTTCCGGAGGAGAAGAGAGGAAGTTTAAAATCCTTCTCGTAACTATAACACTTGCTGGGTTTATCCTAAGCTTTGGAGGATTTAAGAAGCTTGTATCAGTATTTTATCCAATCATAGGTTATGCTGGTATTATCATGCTAGTGATTTTAGTTTTTGCCTATCATAAGGAAAGAACTTCTATCAAGTATGAAAACATCAGAAGATTTGCCATCAATCATTATATGAGAAAGAAACTCGATGATGATATGGAATATACAAAAGAAGATAAGGAAAAGCTTAAAAGATTAATAGAAAGAAGCCATATAGAAAATAAGGATATGTTAGAAAAATCTGAAGAAGCTGTTCAAGAAATTTTGGACGAAGAAAATGAAGAATAAGAGATATTAATTTGACTATAATAGAGGAAGCTATGATAGATGATAGCCTCCTCTAATTTTATTTTCGGAAGGGATTTTTCCTTAATACGTAGAAATATTTGATCAATTCTTGGATTATAAATATGCCACTTGTAATATATAAAGCTATAAGGCTGTTCTCCTCTAGTAAAGAGCTCCTACCAGTCCCTCTATCAAAAATAAAGGCTGAGACTAGAATTATAAGGACTTCTATTAGAAATGAAGTTAGGTTAATCTTTAATCTTTCTTTGATCGTAATATCTAGTTCGATTTCCGTATTTAAAAATATTATTGGAAGCCAAGCTAGAACTATTAGTAGGATTATCTTTGAATTATCTATTGGAAAATAATTTATAACTAAGTTTATCAAAAGAAATACAGCGCTGATTGCTAGTAAGATTCTCTCCTTAACAAGATCTTTTCTCATAAAACCTCCTTTTTCTTCTATTAAATATCTACCCAAGACTTTTGATTTAAAATAAGTTTCTAATTTGCATGTAAGGCTAAATTATTTCGATAATTTTGGGTATAAGTACTATATGAAATATTATAAGGAGGACTTATGGGAAAATATACAGATGATGCGAAGCTTTTGCATCAATATATTGGAGGAGATAGTAATATCTCATCTGTTACGCATTGTGTTACCAGGATGCGTTTTGTACTAAATGATCCAAAGAAGGCGGATGTAGAAAAAATCGAAGATCTTCCTTCAGTGAAAGGATCTTTCACCCAGGCTGGCCAATTTCAGGTTATTATTGGAAACGATGTAGATGAGTTTTATAATGACTTCATGGCTATATCACACGCCACAGAAAAGAGCAAGGATGAAGTAAAAAAGGATGCTGTGAAAAACCAGAACGCCCTTCAAAGGGTATCTTCAGTCCTTGCGGAAATCTTTGCGCCTTTAATTCCAGCTATTATCGTAGGTGGTTTGCTCTTAGGTTTTAGAAATATTCTTGGAGAGATGCCTTTTGATAGTCTTGGAGGAAAGACAATCGTAGAGACTTCTGTTTTTTGGAATGGGGTAAATGACTTCTTGTGGCTTATATGTGAAGCAATCTTCCACTACCTACCAGTAGGGATCACCTGGTCTATCACAAGGAAGATGGGTATAACCCAAATTCTAGGAATTGTTCTAGGTATTTGTTTGATTTCACCTAACCTACTTGCCAATGCATATTCAATAGCAGGTGGGGGAGAAATTCCTGTCTGGGACTTTGGATTCTTCACAATAGAAAGAATTGGCTACCAAGCCCAGGTAATCCCAGCCATGCTTGCAGGCTTCCTCTTGGTTTATCTTGAAAGATTCTTCAAGAAGGTCATCCCTCAAGCAATATCAATGATTTTTGTTCCCCTATTTTCACTCATACCAACAGTACTTCTAGCTCACTTAGTCCTAGGTCCTATTGGTTGGAAGATAGGCTCACTAATCTCTGCAGGAGTATATAATGGATTGACCTCAGCCTTTAACTGGCTATTTGCTGCAGTATTTGGTTTCTTCTATGCGCCACTTGTTATTACAGGACTTCACCATATGACAAATGCAATCGACCTTCAGCTTGCAAATGACTTCGGTGGAACAATCCTTTGGCCAATGATTGCCCTATCAAACATTGCCCAAGCCTCAGCAGTAGTAGCTATAATCTACCTACACAGAAAAGACGAGAAGGAGAAACAAATCTCAGTTCCAGCAGCAATTTCTGCCTATCTTGGAGTTACAGAGCCTGCTCTTTTTGGTATCAATATCAAATACGGCTTCCCATTTATAGCGGGAATGATTGGATCTGCCCTTGCAGCGGTATTTTCTGTATCAACTTCAACCATGGCCTACAACATAGGTATAGGTGGACTTCCTGGAATTCTTTCAATAATGGGAGGATCTAGGTTAAACTTCGCCATATCCATGGCTATTGCAATAGTTGTGCCTGTAGTACTTACTGTAGTATTTGAAAAGAAGAAAATGTTTCATAACAAGATAGAATTTAAGACACCAAGTTTTAGCTAGGAGGTTAAATGAATCTAGGAAAACAAGTAATCTACCAGGCCTATCCTAGAAGCTTTAAGGATACGTCAGGAAATGGTATAGGAGACCTTAAGGGAATCTGCCAAAAGGTAGATTATCTAAAAGAGCTTGGAGTAGATATGGTTTGGCTCAATCCTTTCTTTATCTCTCCACAAAACGATAATGGCTACGACATAGCAGATTATTACCATGTAGACCCTTCCTTTGGGACTGATGAGGACCTTGATAATCTCATTGCAGAGTTTGACAAGGCAAATATTAAGTTAATGTTTGATATGGTACTAAACCACACATCGACAGAGCATGTTTGGTTCAAGAAGGCCCTAGCAGGTGATGAAAAATATCAAAGTTTCTACTATATAAGAGATGGAAAGGACGGGTCATATCCTACAAATTGGCAGTCCAAATTTGGAGGACCTGCTTGGAATGAGTTTGGAGATAGTGGAAAATACTATCTCTGCCTCTACGATAAGACCCAGGCCGACCTTAATTGGCACAATCCTGACCTTAGAGAAGAGCTTTACAAGATCGTAAACTATTGGATTGATAAGGGAATCGGAGGATTTAGATTTGACGTCTTAAATGTAATAGGGAAAAGCCAAATCTTAGAAGATTCTTCAGGAGATATAAGCGAGGAGAAAAAGCTCTACACAGACACACCTATAGTTCACAGGTGGATAAGGGAGCTTAACAAACATACTTTCGGGAAAAACGCCGAGATAATTACAGTAGGAGAGATGAGCTCGACTGATATAGAAAATTCTATCATGTACTCAGCAGCAGAAGGCGATGAGCTTTCCATGATCTTTAGCTTCCACCATCTTAAGGTAGACTACAAGGATGGGGACAAGTGGACTGACATGGACTTTGACTTTATGAAATTAAAGGAAATCCTAAACAAATGGCAGAAGGGACTCCAAGATGGGGGCGGTTGGAATGCTCTTTTCTGGAACAATCACGACCAGCCAAGGGCCAACAATAGATTTGGAGATGTTAAAAATTATCCGAAAGAAACAGCTACTATGCTTGCCCAGACCATCCATATGATGAGAGGAACCCCTTATATCTACCAGGGAGAAGAAATCGGAATGACAGACCCTGACTTTTCTTCAATTGATGACTACAAGGATATTGAAAGCATCAATGCCTACAAGGATTTATTAGAAAAAGGTAAAAGTTCCGATGAAGCTTTAAATATTATCAAGAAAAAATCTAGAGACAATTCTAGAACTCCTATGCAATGGGACGGCTCAGAAAATGCAGGCTTTACGACAGGAACTCCTTGGATAGGGGTAAATGATAATTATGAAGAAATAAATGCAGAAAAGGCCCTAGAGGATAAGGATTCAATATTCTATTATTACAAGAAACTAATAGAATTAAGAAAAGAAGAGTCTATAATCTCCGATGGTCTCTACTTCCTAATCCTTGAAGATGATCCTCATATCTTCGCCTACATCAGAGAATATGAGGGAGAAGTTTTAATCAATATGAATAACTTCTCAGGAGAGGAAGTTACAGTCGATCTTGAAAAAATCCTAGAAAATTATGATAAATTCGAATATCTCTTAGGAAATTATGGAGAAAGAAAAGTAGACAAAAAAATAAGGCTAAGGCCTTACGAAAGCCTTGCCTTTATAAAAAGAAGCTAGAAAATTACTTTCAAAATTAGCCCCTCTTAGCAAGATTTTGCTCGAGGGGCTAAATTTATTATTTAAGGGGAGATCCACAAAATTGGCATATGTATTTATCATCTTTTACTTCATTAACTCCACCACAATATTTACACTCGATTATTTCTGGGTCAGTACTTTTATCAGCATCACTATATACAGAACCTTCAATTAAAGGAGTGTGGATTATTTTTTTATCATAATCAATGTAGGTCGCTTCTAAAATATTGACATCGATTAGGTATTGCAATTCAGAACTTGCAATCTCGTAACTAGTATTAGAAGCTGCGGCTATGTCCTTTATATAAGGAGTTTTCCTATCTTTAATTATGCCTATATATTTATTGGCAAGACTTATTATATCAGCCTTATTTTTGTTAAGGGAGATTAATAAAAAACCTGCCGAAATAAATAAGAAACTGAAGAAAATTGATGAAAAAGTAAATTGGGAGAGACTTCCTAATAGATAAAGTCCTCCAAAAACCATTAGTCCTATGCCAAGATTTTTCCTTTTTTTGATTTCCTTTGCCATCTTATCGAGCTTATCTTGGATTATTCTTTGATGAGTAGGCTCGTTTTTTATGAGGTCTTGGTCTATTTTATAAGAATCGACCTTTTTATCCTTAGCTTCTCCATCATCCCTATAGTAATAATTATAAGTATTGCTAACGACATACTTATCAAAATTATCCTTAATTTTCCTTTTAGAAGTTAGTTTCTTAAAAATTAGGTAAAAACCAACTGGATAGAAGATTATTAACCAGATTGTTATTTTTAGCCATGAGATTTCTTTATTTCTTGTCATAATTATAGTCCTAATATTTCCTTTTTCTTTAGGGCAAATTCTTCTTCTGTGAGTATGCCGCTATCTAGTAATTTCTTAAGTTTAGTGAGTGTTTCTATTTGCTCGTCGATAGATAAGGATGTCTTCTTTGAAGAATTTTCTTCCCTCCTATTTTCTCCTTGATTAAAGACATCATTCATGGCAAAAACCATGCCAGCTCCATCGCCTAGGCCATGATCTTTAATGCCTTCTGCGATTTTTTGCTTGTATCTAATATCTGCGCTAGTTTGAGATATATTTTCATAAGAGAGCATATCCATCCTATTTTCGGAGAACTTATTTATCAAAAGCTTGGATTTTTCAGAAAAATCTATGCTATCAATTCCAATATTTACTAATTCAAAGCCGAATCTTTTAAGCCAAGAACCAGCATAAGATTCATCTTTAAGGATGAGATTTACAATATCCTTTGCCTTGGATGGAAGTTCTGATATCCTAAATTCTTTGGAAAATAAATTAATGCTAGATGTAAAAGATTGCAAGAACTCGGAATTAATTTGACTT contains:
- a CDS encoding ABC transporter ATP-binding protein — its product is MQDEKLLIVNNLVKHFTVSTSFNNTVKVHAVDDVSFFINKGETLGIVGESGCGKTSLGRTILRLHEPTSGQIIYDGETIFDRDKDIKADMYKFRRKMQIIFQDPSASLDPRMTVAEIVGEALDIHGLYKKNRRDRINELLRKVGLNEEHSNRYPHEFSGGQQQRIGIARALAVEPEFIVCDEPISALDVSIQAQIVNMLQDMQKDSGLTYMFIAHDLSVVKHISDRIGVMYLGKMVELVDSERLYENPLHPYTQSLLTAIPIPDPKKTRSMERIKLKGEVPSAINPPKGCRFHERCLYATDICKSKEPEFKEYESGHFASCHNIGEF
- a CDS encoding peptide ABC transporter substrate-binding protein, with protein sequence MKAKSKLLIGLLSLSMIFSACGNNDKADNGNGNNQEVVNEEEGKKDGVLDINIASEPDSIDPALNTSVDGAIMISHLFESLIRWDDDGEGNAVLKPGIAESWEVSDDGLTWTFKLRDAKWSDGKEITADDFVYSWNRLVDPATGADYEYMLDMVKGYDEKKLDISAPDPKTFVVNLNVKCPYFEEICAFPAVMPVRKDIIEANKTWTNSPETLVSNGAYKLEKWDHNSTLSMVKNPEYYDQDSVKAEKLAFHLQDDQNAIYASYRSGDLDFINSVPQEEIQKLLDTKELKIKPYVGTYFVCFNTEKEPFNDPKVRKAFSLAIDRNFIVNQVTGQGQEPATAYVPSGVYDAKGAEGDDFRTVGGDYYSINDEDYEKNIEEAKKLMEEAGYKDGEGFPQIDYLYNTDENHKAIAEALQNMWQENLGVQVSLQNQDWNVFLKERKEGNYNIARHGWIADYNDPMSFIDMWLTGGGNNDAQYKNPEFDKFVKAAKATSDPDERMENMHKAEDILIGEDNVVAPLYFYNNSYMMKPNIKGLYYTPLGYFFYKGAEGF
- a CDS encoding DMT family transporter; amino-acid sequence: MEKQKKSKKVDLLAKLGLLITAILWGSSLTVVKQSSDTFNPNFILMVRFGLSAIILAIIFNKKIREASKHDLKIGLIIGIFLFMAYSSQTLGVTYADPGRSAFLSASYCVIVPFLAWAVTKVRPDKFNIIAAIIAVIGIYFISKSGVEPGTSIFDADKEMLLGDGLALLSGFLFAAHIVAVSVLSKGKDPILMTIFQFTSAAIIAAIVTFTMEDNSNIVVNGNGPYLELAYLAIFCTTVALLLQNVGQKYTDESSAAIILGFESVFGILIPVMLGIEKLTTNSIIGFVMIFIAIIISETKLSFIFGNKEEEDKTKEKK
- a CDS encoding membrane protein, translated to MNKKIIRIMLAYVGVITGAGLASGQELMQYFVSMGIPGIVGVVVLAFLHMLIGGLLLQLGSHYLANDHSEVFDEITNKVISKFMDLSLIFTCFVIGFVMIAGAGSNLNQAFGTPNWLGAVICALLIIVVGMLDFERVSQIIGSFTPLILVFTLIASIYTFTHHTPDWKSLDLVARSLPSNFSSVTLSLFNYFGMSIMTAVSMALVLGGDELNTGEAGIGGLIGGLLVGILGILIVLTLFIRVNEVKDLDIPMLYVIEDISPILGTVMALVIFGMIFNTGISLFYALARRFSGGEERKFKILLVTITLAGFILSFGGFKKLVSVFYPIIGYAGIIMLVILVFAYHKERTSIKYENIRRFAINHYMRKKLDDDMEYTKEDKEKLKRLIERSHIENKDMLEKSEEAVQEILDEENEE
- the treP gene encoding PTS system trehalose-specific EIIBC component; the protein is MGKYTDDAKLLHQYIGGDSNISSVTHCVTRMRFVLNDPKKADVEKIEDLPSVKGSFTQAGQFQVIIGNDVDEFYNDFMAISHATEKSKDEVKKDAVKNQNALQRVSSVLAEIFAPLIPAIIVGGLLLGFRNILGEMPFDSLGGKTIVETSVFWNGVNDFLWLICEAIFHYLPVGITWSITRKMGITQILGIVLGICLISPNLLANAYSIAGGGEIPVWDFGFFTIERIGYQAQVIPAMLAGFLLVYLERFFKKVIPQAISMIFVPLFSLIPTVLLAHLVLGPIGWKIGSLISAGVYNGLTSAFNWLFAAVFGFFYAPLVITGLHHMTNAIDLQLANDFGGTILWPMIALSNIAQASAVVAIIYLHRKDEKEKQISVPAAISAYLGVTEPALFGINIKYGFPFIAGMIGSALAAVFSVSTSTMAYNIGIGGLPGILSIMGGSRLNFAISMAIAIVVPVVLTVVFEKKKMFHNKIEFKTPSFS
- the treC gene encoding alpha,alpha-phosphotrehalase; this translates as MNLGKQVIYQAYPRSFKDTSGNGIGDLKGICQKVDYLKELGVDMVWLNPFFISPQNDNGYDIADYYHVDPSFGTDEDLDNLIAEFDKANIKLMFDMVLNHTSTEHVWFKKALAGDEKYQSFYYIRDGKDGSYPTNWQSKFGGPAWNEFGDSGKYYLCLYDKTQADLNWHNPDLREELYKIVNYWIDKGIGGFRFDVLNVIGKSQILEDSSGDISEEKKLYTDTPIVHRWIRELNKHTFGKNAEIITVGEMSSTDIENSIMYSAAEGDELSMIFSFHHLKVDYKDGDKWTDMDFDFMKLKEILNKWQKGLQDGGGWNALFWNNHDQPRANNRFGDVKNYPKETATMLAQTIHMMRGTPYIYQGEEIGMTDPDFSSIDDYKDIESINAYKDLLEKGKSSDEALNIIKKKSRDNSRTPMQWDGSENAGFTTGTPWIGVNDNYEEINAEKALEDKDSIFYYYKKLIELRKEESIISDGLYFLILEDDPHIFAYIREYEGEVLINMNNFSGEEVTVDLEKILENYDKFEYLLGNYGERKVDKKIRLRPYESLAFIKRS